The genomic window CTAGAGTTACTTTTCTTCCGGTCTCTTTTCCTGATGTATTTAATACTACTAGTTCCATTTTCTGATAATTACATAAGAATTTTTAGCTCCCGGAACAGCACCTTTTACTACTAAAAGATTTTGTTCTTGATCCACTTTTAACACCTGAAGGTTTTGTACAGTCACCTGCTTACCTCCCATTCTTCCAGCCATTCTCATCCCTTTGAATACTCTTGAAGGGTCTGATCCAGCACCGATAGAACCTGGAGCTCTAAGTCTGTTGTGCTGACCATGAGTTGCCTGCATTACACCTCCAAAGCCGTGTCTTTTAACAACACCCTGGAAGCCTTTACCTTTTGAAGTACCTGTTACATCCACGAATTCTCCTTCGTTGAACAAGTCTACTTTTACTTCTTCTCCTACTTTTACTTCATCAACGAATTCTCTGTAGAATTCTACCAATTTAGCTTTAGGAGCAGAACCAGCCTTTTTGAAATGGCCAGCTAACGCTTTACCAACGTTCTTCTCACTCTTGTCATCGAAACCTAATTGAACTGACTTATAACCGTCTTTTTCAATGGTTCTGACCTGTAAAACCGAGCACGGACCAGCTTGGATAACTGTACAAGGAATGTTTTTTCCTTCTTCGTTAAACAAAGATGTCATACCGATTTTTTTACCAATAATACCTGACATTGTTTATATTATAATAAAATTTATCCTTTATTTATCATCATTTCCTGGAAGTCTGAAGTAATTTCTACGTTTGATATAGGCATACTACGCCCCTAAAATGAGTGTGCAAATTTATGAATAATTTTATAACTGGCAAATATTTACAGCAAAATATTTTGATTTTTAAT from Chryseobacterium sp. SORGH_AS_0447 includes these protein-coding regions:
- the rplC gene encoding 50S ribosomal protein L3, with translation MSGIIGKKIGMTSLFNEEGKNIPCTVIQAGPCSVLQVRTIEKDGYKSVQLGFDDKSEKNVGKALAGHFKKAGSAPKAKLVEFYREFVDEVKVGEEVKVDLFNEGEFVDVTGTSKGKGFQGVVKRHGFGGVMQATHGQHNRLRAPGSIGAGSDPSRVFKGMRMAGRMGGKQVTVQNLQVLKVDQEQNLLVVKGAVPGAKNSYVIIRKWN